In Pseudochaenichthys georgianus chromosome 6, fPseGeo1.2, whole genome shotgun sequence, a single window of DNA contains:
- the tmem170a gene encoding LOW QUALITY PROTEIN: transmembrane protein 170A (The sequence of the model RefSeq protein was modified relative to this genomic sequence to represent the inferred CDS: inserted 2 bases in 2 codons) — MQDKYTEIDLLQQILGLNLVPRKNGTYRGNDTSLNDFSEMWYGVFXWAAVSSLVFHLPAALLALATLRQHKMARFMPIAILLMGIVGPVCXGVLTSAAIAGVYKAAGKRMISLEALVFGVGQSFCVLIISFFRVLATL; from the exons ATGCAGGATAAGTATACGGAGATAGACCTTCTTCAGCAAATACTCGGTTTGAATTTAGTGCCGAGGAAGAATGGCACATACCGAGGAAACGACACATCTCTCAACGACTTCTCAG AGATGTGGTACGGAGTGT TGTGGGCCGCGGTCTCCTCCCTGGTGTTCCACCTGCCTGCCGCCCTGCTGGCCCTCGCCACGCTGCGGCAGCACAAGATGGCGCGCTTCATGCCCATCGCCATCCTCCTCATGGGCATCGTGGGGCCCGTCT GGGGAGTCCTCACCA GTGCGGCCATAGCAGGCGTGTACAAGGCGGCGGGGAAGAGGATGATCTCGTTGGAAGCGCTTGTTTTCGGTGTGGGACAGTCCTTCTGTGTCCTCATCATCTCCTTCTTCAGGGTGCTCGCCACCCTTTAG